DNA from Pichia kudriavzevii chromosome 5, complete sequence:
ttctccaaatcgGATATATTCTTTGTaaagttgattttggatGCAACCACTGGATCCAACCaatttttcacaattttcCAGATCCCATTGAAGATCCATGGTGCACGATGGATCAATAACACACCCAATGATTCTGGATAGTGGGCCTCGAAGGCTTTAATCATAAACTTCACTGGATCATAGTCCATGTTGGCCATGGTGAAGCCTTGAAGGTCGAATATAACAGTACAAGAATCTACAGGTTCATGAAGTGTCAACCTCGAATATTCAATCATCAAAAGAgtaaatttttcaatctcttcaGGTGTTTGATCTGCCTTATGGTGGAACCTTGGACGCACAATAACTAGTGGTCTACCTCTACGATCTTTACCGTGAATGAGACATTTACCTGACTTGAATTGAGAGATGACACCATCCAGACCTTTCCTTTGGCATTCCAACTCACCCCCATGCAAGAGGCTATCGACATGGCTCTCCTTCATTCTCCATTCGATGGAATTGGCAAACATCAACAGGGAATGATCAACGTCCCATTTTCGAGCCCTAATGAATCGAAGAATCAGATTGTCTGGATAGTCCTGTCTGATTGCAAGCCAAAAGGCGTCCAATACCTTCTTTGGATCCAAACTGGCCAACGCCTCATGGACCCTGACGTCGGTGGAATGCTTCACACTCGGATCAATGGCAGCCTGGTTTGATAACGTCTTGGCAAGATgctcctcctccttcttgGAATTTCTCTTGAACCGGCCAAACAACCCGCCCCCACTGCTACTGCTGCCGCCACCGCTCTTGTGGGCATGTTTCTCAACGGGGACAGCCTTCACTGAGTTGGACCTCGATAGCGGACCGTGTGGGGTCACCTTGTACCCTGAGAAATGTAGAATGTACATCCAGAATTCCTTGAGGACCAGTTCTTGGTCGGGGGAGAGGTTCTGTACCCTTCCCGATGGCATTGCGTTGGTCATTGCTATTGGATCGTTATTGGTGGAACAAACAACCTATTAAAACAAACCtatcaaaacaacaacaataagTACAATTTGCTAACTTCTAAGAGGACCATTCTAAACTTGTAAATTTACACATAACATTCCTTCAGTAAATGCCAGATTCGTTTCAGTATTatccatttgaaaaaataaaaagaggCCTTGCAAAAGTGAAAAAGCGAGAAAAATCGCGTATACGAAACTAAGAAACCATTCAGTTGtagcaaaaaaaaaaaagtattaAAATATTATTAACATGGTGTTGCTACATGAGGAAACAAATTTACTCGAGCCAGTCAAACAGAGAGACATTACAAGTTACGGACATTGTTATAGTCAACAgtgctgttgttgctgcttTCACCGCTGCCGTCGTCGTTGTTGTCGTTGTTGTCGTTGTCGTCGTCGTCAGGATGCTCGAGCTTCAATACCATGTCATGCCAAACAACACCAGCAAACCGACATTGGCTCTCCCCCTTGTCTGTAAAGCCCAGTCCGGCATAGAAGGGCACCAGGCTCTCCTTGCAGAGGAGACATACCGTCTCGGCAACGTCCTGCTGGGCCATCTTCTGAATGTAGTCCTTCACCATCAATGAGCCTAGTCGGCGGCCCCTAAACTCCGGGTGAACAATGACTCCATGAATGGCAATTGTAGATCCCGAGTCGTCGTGGCCAATAGTGGcattgtcattgtcattAGCATTAGCATTAGCATTAGCATTGGCATTGACATTAGCATTGGCATTGACATTAGCATTGGCATTGACATTGCTAGTGGTGTCGCTCTGTAAAGACTCATCTCTCTGCTTCTCCATCAACTCTCTTAATTCACGGGTCAGATACGCCTCCTTCAACTGGCCATTCTCGCACATAACACTATGGAAACCTTCACCAACTCCCATAGAGGCGTCGGTGACCAGGGGCGAATTTGTCTTTGTTCCAATAACAGCACCAATTAGCGTCTCTCTCTTGACAGTGCTCCTCAAGGGGAGCTCACTCCCCTTGAGCTTAGAGTCGTCAAACTCCCGTACAAACAACCCGCTGCATAGTTCTGGACATACAGTGAGCCTATACTCGAGCTTTAGAGGGGACGCCTGTTCTGGCGGCGGGAAACAGAGCCTCTCTAGAAGCACCACCTGCGGGAGGTCTCTCAAATTGAGCGGACGGATGTATGTATGTTGCGGACGGGACATTGGAATCGCTCAGTGTACACAAGTGTTGTATTGTGTTGTATTGTGTTGTGTTGTActgtattgtattgtattgtattgtattgtgTACATACACCTTGTCAAGGATGCAGTGGCACGAAATTGTCCAAGAGGGataattaaaaaaaaaaaggggcAACATTACCATAGAGAATGAGGATACTCTAAAATTGCcctttttcctctttcctcctcctcccccccttttttttttttctaacCCAATTCGGCAGCCGCGCACGTGACGCCGCACAAGCCGTTTTCGGAAGACGCTGCATTGGAAGTTTCACACAGACAAGAGACGGTTTAGAGAAGAATTGACATTTAACAAGGTGTCAACACTACATATACATTTTGGCAGAACAAGTCTAAGAGGAAAGTGTTGATCATACAACACCACTCTAACGATGACAAACTCCCATGACCGTGCCGACCAACAGCTGCCTTCAGAAGAGGCGTCCGAGTGCATGACGCTCCCGCTAGAACTTATTGACGAGTGTGTGGGCAAACGCCTGCGTGCGTACCTGAGAGACCGACACGTCTTTGAGGGGACGCTAGTTGGGTTCGACGAGCTCGTCAATCTCGTCCTTGAGGACGTGGTGGAGGTGGGTCCGAACAGAGACGGCACCGGGACGGTGCCGTCCAAACGGATGCTGCTCAGTTCGAGAACGCTGGCTATTCTGGCCCCTCTCGAGTAATTGTATACTCTGTGTACATGTGTATCCTAATTGTCGAGTTTGATAGCCATGGTGGAAAGTAGTACGGTAGTATAGTGTAGTGTATTACTGTATTTACTTGGTATTATTGGAGTATACTATAGCGAAGTATATGATAATGCaatatagtatagtattgtattgtattatagtatagtatagtattgtTACAGTATTATActatagtatagtattgtATAGTATTATAGTATTGTAGTATAGTATTATAGTATTGTAGTATAGTGTAATATTGTATcgtatagtatagtattgtattgtattatagtatagtattgtattgtatcatatagtatagtataatATTGTATCGCTAGAGTAAagtattgtattgtatcGTTAGAGTAtagtattgtattgtattaTAGTATAGTGTAATATTGTATcgtatagtatagtattgtattgtattatagtatagtattgtattgtatcatatagtatagtataatATTGTATCGCTAGAGTAAagtattgtattgtatcGTTAGAGTAtagtattgtattgtattatagtatagtataatATTGTATcgtatagtatagtattgtattgtattgtatGGCACATTGGTTGTGTGTGATGGAATAACATCATCACTTTCCTCAAACAGACCTACTTACCACCAGTTATGGCCCAGTGTGTACTCACCCAATAAACCGCACATTCTTGAACCCAGGATGACGGACAATGATGTTCTCATTCAACCCACTCCAGATCCACTCGACTAACTTCCCCCGAGAGAGCTCTAGCTGCGGAACAAAGTCTTGCACAAACGTCCGGTCATTGTGCGTCACATTGGATCCATAATGGATAAACTCGTCAAAGATACTCACCGTGGACCACAGCTGCAACTTCCGAAGACACGCAACAACCAAACTCGTGATTTGCCCCCCATTGTAACAGTAAATGTACACATTCCCGTACTCCTTGTTCAAAATAATCTCCAAGATCTCCATCACCTGGCCATGTGTTATGGGAATCTCCCTGTTCTTCCCCTTGTCCCGTACACTAGTGTCAACGGGGAAATGCACATACCGGACACCATTTTCACGGATGTATTCTCTCAGCGCATCTCCATTCTCTCCATCTCCATCAAAGAGAGACCTCTCCGTTAGGGCAACCATAGTGTCAATGCCAAGAAACTTCAGAAACGGTATGTTGTTTCGCTTGGGACGTCCGCCCCTAACGAGCGTGGTTTGGACCCGGTTGAAATTGGCAGGTGGGATAAACGTGTTCTTGTCGTCCATTTCTAGCGTCACCTTTCCTCTTTGGAGTTCCTAAACTTCTTTGGATTCCTATACTTCTTTGGATTCCTAAATTTCTTTGGATTCCTATACTTCTTTGGAGTGCCTATACCTCTTTTGTAAGTAAATTGCTTCCATACAACTGCTGAAATCCCAGCTGGTTTCCCTCAAGCTACTCACCGGTTGATAAAGGGCGGCATCAAAGGAACGCATCGATACACACTCGTTGACGATCCTCCGTCTCCTAAAGTAAATGCTTCTCggtctttatttttgggAGTTTTCATGCCtcatgattttttttttttctcccccttgttttttcttgggGAGAAATAGAGTGGTGTGAATTGACTACcatcaccaccaccaccaccacctgATGGATTACGCTGGCTGTATCCCTTGCCCCTCAATCAATCGGAATCTTCATTGACCATGGATCCAGAAGTGGTTGATGCACAAGTTCCAGTTGTAGCAGACCTGGAGAACAAGGGAGAAAACACCACCAGTGCCGGTTTCCCAAATGGAAATGtcgaaaatgaaaagacaGAACAACTAGTTGcatctttggaaaatggTGTCGAGAAGGCGTACGCTGCCCTACAACAGTCTGCAGCTACCAATTTGGCCAAACTTCAAGGTATTGTTGGTCAGGTGCATGTTAATGTGCCAGTTCCAAAACTGGATAATAGTGGAGAGCTTCTCTCAAAGGCAAGCGAACGTACAAACCAAGTGTTGGATAGTATCGATGAGGATCTAGAGAAGTTGGAGAACCTGACTTTGGATTATGCCCAACAAATAGGTAAATCCATCGGTTCCTTCATCAATACCAGCAAGACAGAGGTTGCTAAAGAGTCTCGTTGGGGGTGGTTATCGGGTCTTGTAGGTGGAGGCGAAGGGGGCGGTGATGATACTCGAGTTAGTACCGGTGATACCAACGGGGAAAAGACGGCAAAGGTTGGTTCTGTTGCTTCCCAAGGAAAGGACGGTAAGCTCTTGTTTCTACTACCAAGTGGCATTTTGCCTGGAACGAGAGCAGAGACACAAATGCATGAACTTCAGAGTGATGCCACCTTCTACATCCAGGCAGATAAGGACGGCGAGTTTGCTGAGTACAAACTAACTGAGGAAGACGAAGCTGAAAGGGAGAAACTCGGTGGCAACCAGTCACTTCATCTGATGGCGACGTTCAATGACGTGGTCACCAGCAAAAAGGTCCTCACTGAGTCCAAGTTTTGGCAGATCTACTTTGGGCGTAAGCAGGCCATCATTGATGCTGATCAACGCCGTAGAGAACTTATTCAGGATA
Protein-coding regions in this window:
- a CDS encoding uncharacterized protein (PKUD0E04770; similar to Saccharomyces cerevisiae YDR067C (OCA6); ancestral locus Anc_8.186) — its product is MDDKNTFIPPANFNRVQTTLVRGGRPKRNNIPFLKFLGIDTMVALTERSLFDGDGENGDALREYIRENGVRYVHFPVDTSVRDKGKNREIPITHGQVMEILEIILNKEYGNVYIYCYNGGQITSLVVACLRKLQLWSTVSIFDEFIHYGSNVTHNDRTFVQDFVPQLELSRGKLVEWIWSGLNENIIVRHPGFKNVRFIG
- a CDS encoding uncharacterized protein (PKUD0E04740; similar to Saccharomyces cerevisiae YLR380W (CSR1); ancestral locus Anc_4.234), coding for MTNAMPSGRVQNLSPDQELVLKEFWMYILHFSGYKVTPHGPLSRSNSVKAVPVEKHAHKSGGGSSSSGGGLFGRFKRNSKKEEEHLAKTLSNQAAIDPSVKHSTDVRVHEALASLDPKKVLDAFWLAIRQDYPDNLILRFIRARKWDVDHSLLMFANSIEWRMKESHVDSLLHGGELECQRKGLDGVISQFKSGKCLIHGKDRRGRPLVIVRPRFHHKADQTPEEIEKFTLLMIEYSRLTLHEPVDSCTVIFDLQGFTMANMDYDPVKFMIKAFEAHYPESLGVLLIHRAPWIFNGIWKIVKNWLDPVVASKINFTKNISDLEKFIEKDQLMKFLDGDDDYEYEYLQPNEKDNGLAITDKEITEKLFLERSKLQEEFISKTIAWIETPDNETSKSLLQERLEIQRKLTDNYHSYDGAVRNRSIYDRLSVIKL
- a CDS encoding uncharacterized protein (PKUD0E04750; similar to Saccharomyces cerevisiae YDR071C (PAA1); ancestral locus Anc_8.190), which translates into the protein MSRPQHTYIRPLNLRDLPQVVLLERLCFPPPEQASPLKLEYRLTVCPELCSGLFVREFDDSKLKGSELPLRSTVKRETLIGAVIGTKTNSPLVTDASMGVGEGFHSVMCENGQLKEAYLTRELRELMEKQRDESLQSDTTSNVNANANVNANANVNANANANANANDNDNATIGHDDSGSTIAIHGVIVHPEFRGRRLGSLMVKDYIQKMAQQDVAETVCLLCKESLVPFYAGLGFTDKGESQCRFAGVVWHDMVLKLEHPDDDDNDNNDNNDDGSGESSNNSTVDYNNVRNL
- a CDS encoding uncharacterized protein (PKUD0E04780; similar to Saccharomyces cerevisiae YDR068W (DOS2); ancestral locus Anc_8.187), producing MDPEVVDAQVPVVADLENKGENTTSAGFPNGNVENEKTEQLVASLENGVEKAYAALQQSAATNLAKLQGIVGQVHVNVPVPKLDNSGELLSKASERTNQVLDSIDEDLEKLENLTLDYAQQIGKSIGSFINTSKTEVAKESRWGWLSGLVGGGEGGGDDTRVSTGDTNGEKTAKVGSVASQGKDGKLLFLLPSGILPGTRAETQMHELQSDATFYIQADKDGEFAEYKLTEEDEAEREKLGGNQSLHLMATFNDVVTSKKVLTESKFWQIYFGRKQAIIDADQRRRELIQDKSDVRETGVADTDNTNTKEGQAGHAGHAAQGSVSESGNAGTAGDDDDDENFDWDE
- a CDS encoding uncharacterized protein (PKUD0E04760; similar to Saccharomyces cerevisiae YER146W (LSM5); ancestral locus Anc_8.192); translated protein: MTNSHDRADQQLPSEEASECMTLPLELIDECVGKRLRAYLRDRHVFEGTLVGFDELVNLVLEDVVEVGPNRDGTGTVPSKRMLLSSRTLAILAPLE